A single genomic interval of Mycolicibacterium holsaticum DSM 44478 = JCM 12374 harbors:
- a CDS encoding trans-aconitate 2-methyltransferase, translating to MWNPDVYLAFADQRGRAFFDLMSRVGAETPRRVVDLGCGPGNLTATLVERWPSAVIEAWDSSPEMVEAARGRGLDAHVGDIADWTPQPDTDVVLSNATLHWVAEHRELLVRWTRQLGSGSWLAFQVPGNFDAPSHQVIHELAGRAEWSTLLGSLPFGDGQVDDPARYAGLLTDAGCTVDAWESTYVHELTGPNPVLEWITGTALRPARSRLTDPQWQRFREELIPLLNQAYPMRPDGRTFFPFRRIFVVARVG from the coding sequence ATGTGGAATCCCGACGTCTACCTGGCGTTCGCCGATCAGCGCGGACGCGCGTTTTTCGACTTGATGTCGCGGGTGGGCGCCGAGACTCCGCGCCGGGTGGTCGATCTCGGTTGCGGGCCAGGCAATCTCACCGCCACGCTCGTCGAGCGCTGGCCGTCCGCGGTCATCGAGGCGTGGGACAGCTCACCGGAAATGGTCGAGGCGGCACGCGGGCGCGGGTTGGACGCCCATGTCGGCGATATCGCCGATTGGACCCCGCAACCCGACACCGACGTGGTGCTCAGCAACGCCACGCTGCACTGGGTCGCCGAGCATCGCGAACTGCTGGTGCGCTGGACCCGTCAACTCGGGTCGGGCTCATGGTTGGCCTTCCAGGTGCCGGGCAACTTCGATGCGCCTTCTCATCAGGTGATCCACGAACTGGCCGGGCGCGCAGAATGGTCGACTCTGTTGGGCAGCTTGCCATTCGGGGACGGTCAGGTCGACGACCCCGCCCGCTACGCGGGCCTGCTCACCGACGCCGGCTGCACGGTCGACGCGTGGGAGAGCACCTACGTCCACGAGTTGACCGGACCGAATCCGGTGCTGGAGTGGATCACCGGCACGGCGCTGCGTCCGGCGCGCAGCCGGCTCACCGACCCGCAGTGGCAGCGGTTCCGCGAGGAGCTGATCCCGCTGTTGAACCAGGCGTATCCGATGCGACCGGACGGCAGGACGTTCTTCCCGTTCCGGCGGATCTTCGTGGTGGCTCGGGTGGGCTGA
- a CDS encoding L,D-transpeptidase family protein, with amino-acid sequence MRRLLIVMCALVALIGTAPRSHAQTQPWFANSVGAATQVISVVGVGGSKAKMDVYQRTPAGWQPIGIGIPAWIGAKGMAPQTHDGEMKTPMGIFTLDFAFGTAPNPGGGLPYVQVGSDHWWDGDMKSPTYNTMQVCKKVQCPFDTDPASGTENLDIPQYVHAVVMGVNKDRVPGNGGAFFLHATDGGPTAGCVAIDDATLVKIMAWLRPGALIAISK; translated from the coding sequence GTGCGCCGACTGCTGATCGTGATGTGTGCCCTGGTGGCGCTGATCGGCACCGCCCCGCGGAGCCATGCCCAAACCCAGCCGTGGTTCGCCAACTCCGTCGGAGCCGCAACCCAGGTGATTTCGGTTGTGGGCGTCGGCGGTTCGAAAGCCAAGATGGACGTCTACCAGCGTACCCCGGCCGGCTGGCAGCCGATCGGAATCGGCATTCCCGCCTGGATCGGAGCCAAGGGCATGGCGCCGCAAACCCACGACGGTGAAATGAAAACCCCGATGGGGATCTTCACGCTCGACTTCGCGTTCGGCACCGCCCCCAACCCCGGCGGTGGTCTGCCCTACGTCCAGGTCGGCTCGGATCACTGGTGGGACGGCGATATGAAAAGCCCCACCTACAACACCATGCAGGTGTGCAAGAAGGTGCAGTGCCCGTTTGACACCGACCCGGCCAGCGGCACCGAGAACCTCGACATCCCGCAGTACGTGCACGCGGTCGTGATGGGCGTCAACAAGGACCGGGTGCCGGGCAACGGCGGTGCGTTCTTCCTGCACGCCACCGACGGCGGCCCGACGGCAGGATGTGTGGCCATCGACGACGCCACGCTGGTCAAGATCATGGCGTGGCTGCGCCCGGGCGCGCTGATCGCGATCTCGAAATAG
- a CDS encoding nuclear transport factor 2 family protein — MGDIDDIKQVKYRYLRALDTKYWDEFADTLTEDVVGRYGESIGEEHHFTNRDELVTFMRNSLGPEIITEHRVTHPEINVAGDEATGTWYLQDRVIAPDFNFMLIGAGFYHDRYRRTSEGWKICETGYDRTYDASMSTEGLNFKVKPGRALNL; from the coding sequence ATGGGTGACATAGACGACATCAAACAGGTCAAATACCGGTATTTGCGCGCGCTGGACACCAAATATTGGGACGAGTTCGCCGACACCCTCACCGAGGATGTGGTGGGCAGATACGGCGAGTCCATCGGCGAGGAGCACCACTTCACCAACCGCGATGAGCTGGTGACGTTCATGCGCAACTCACTGGGCCCGGAGATCATCACCGAGCACCGCGTCACCCATCCCGAGATCAACGTGGCCGGCGACGAGGCGACCGGCACCTGGTACCTACAGGACCGGGTGATCGCACCGGATTTCAACTTCATGCTGATCGGCGCCGGTTTCTACCACGACCGTTACCGGCGCACCAGCGAGGGCTGGAAGATCTGCGAAACCGGTTACGACCGCACCTACGATGCTTCGATGTCCACCGAAGGGTTGAACTTCAAGGTGAAACCCGGTCGGGCGCTTAATCTTTGA
- a CDS encoding FAD-dependent oxidoreductase, producing the protein MTSLWLANRGNRATPSNPMVDADRSADVVVVGAGITGLITAVLLARAGKDVLVLEAQFAGAGATGNTTAKISLLQGTKMSKIVGKHGVKTAKQYLDGNREGQEWLVQHCAAHGISVQREDAYTYAQSEKGLSTAREELAACKSVGLDATWADDARDEDGVPFPFAGAVRLPDQAQFDPMPLLDSLIVELDERGGRLAQGVRVQKVSNDGDGLSLSVRTSDGAEFDTHAKQCVLATGIPILDRGGFFARLQPSRSYCMAYQVPGSITRGMYISADSPTRSIRYAPTPDGDRLLVGGAGHPVGHEKSPASSVQELDAWAKTHYPGAMQTNYWSAQDYTPIDQLPYVGPILPGHDKIFVATGFDKWGMTNGTAAALALSSRILGGRMDWAEAFASWSPHELSGIPKAMQLNLEVALYLTRGWITPATRITDRTPEEGGVVSGPPWDLEARSVVDGVEHRVSPVCPHLGGIVNWNDADESWECPLHGSRFAPDGTLLEGPATRNLTAAQ; encoded by the coding sequence ATGACATCTCTGTGGCTAGCAAACCGCGGTAACCGCGCGACTCCATCCAACCCGATGGTCGACGCCGACCGTTCTGCCGACGTCGTCGTGGTCGGCGCGGGCATCACCGGGCTGATCACCGCCGTCCTGCTGGCCCGCGCCGGCAAGGACGTCCTGGTGCTCGAAGCGCAGTTCGCCGGCGCAGGCGCGACCGGTAACACCACGGCCAAGATCTCGCTGCTGCAGGGCACGAAGATGTCGAAGATCGTCGGCAAGCACGGCGTCAAGACCGCCAAGCAGTACCTCGACGGCAACCGCGAGGGCCAGGAATGGTTGGTCCAGCACTGTGCGGCCCACGGCATCTCCGTGCAGCGCGAGGACGCCTACACCTACGCCCAGTCCGAAAAAGGTCTGTCGACAGCGCGCGAGGAGTTGGCCGCGTGCAAGTCGGTGGGCCTCGATGCGACGTGGGCGGACGATGCCAGGGACGAGGACGGGGTGCCGTTCCCGTTCGCCGGTGCGGTGCGGCTGCCCGATCAGGCGCAGTTCGACCCGATGCCGCTGCTGGACAGTCTGATCGTCGAACTCGACGAACGCGGCGGGCGGCTCGCACAAGGCGTTCGGGTGCAGAAGGTGTCCAACGACGGTGACGGCCTCTCACTCAGCGTGCGCACCAGCGACGGTGCCGAATTCGACACGCACGCAAAGCAATGCGTACTTGCAACAGGCATTCCGATTCTCGACCGAGGCGGGTTTTTCGCCCGCCTGCAGCCGAGCCGCTCATACTGCATGGCCTACCAGGTGCCCGGCAGCATCACCCGGGGAATGTACATCTCGGCCGATTCACCTACCAGGTCCATCCGCTACGCGCCGACGCCCGACGGGGACCGGCTGCTGGTCGGCGGTGCAGGTCATCCCGTCGGCCACGAGAAGAGCCCGGCGTCGTCGGTGCAGGAACTCGACGCGTGGGCCAAGACGCACTACCCCGGCGCGATGCAGACCAACTACTGGTCGGCGCAGGATTACACGCCGATTGACCAGCTGCCCTATGTCGGGCCCATCCTGCCGGGCCACGACAAGATCTTCGTGGCGACGGGTTTCGACAAATGGGGCATGACCAACGGGACGGCGGCTGCGCTGGCGCTGTCCAGCCGCATCCTGGGCGGGCGGATGGACTGGGCCGAGGCGTTCGCCAGTTGGAGCCCGCACGAACTGTCCGGCATCCCCAAGGCCATGCAGCTCAACCTGGAGGTGGCGCTGTATTTGACCAGAGGCTGGATCACCCCGGCGACGCGGATCACCGACCGTACGCCCGAGGAGGGCGGTGTGGTCAGCGGCCCGCCGTGGGACCTGGAGGCCCGCAGCGTCGTCGACGGTGTCGAGCACCGGGTGTCGCCGGTGTGCCCGCATCTGGGCGGGATCGTGAACTGGAACGACGCCGACGAATCGTGGGAATGCCCGCTGCACGGGTCGCGGTTCGCCCCCGACGGCACGCTGCTCGAAGGCCCTGCGACACGTAACCTCACTGCGGCGCAGTAG
- a CDS encoding phosphatase PAP2 family protein — protein MAPHKRWLIGSALAATAGYALLWIGYAQQWRWLSDLDNALLEGFYRYGDARPGWVLGWHVFCTVLGPMAFRLVTLVVIVVALVRRNVRIAMFLLITVELSGLITEAAKRAADRPRPATALVHAMGSAFPSGHALGVMVAVLALLSVVLPVVRRPLRAWLVVLGVVIVVAIGLGRVVLNVHHPSDVLAGWLLGYAYFAVCLAMVSPTQPITEPDEIPEAPGTA, from the coding sequence GTGGCACCACACAAGCGCTGGCTGATCGGCTCGGCGCTCGCAGCGACCGCGGGGTACGCGCTGCTGTGGATCGGCTACGCCCAGCAGTGGCGGTGGCTGAGCGACCTCGACAACGCGCTGCTGGAGGGCTTCTACCGCTACGGTGACGCACGCCCCGGCTGGGTGCTCGGCTGGCACGTGTTCTGCACCGTGCTGGGACCGATGGCCTTTCGGTTGGTGACGCTCGTCGTGATCGTCGTTGCGCTGGTCCGGCGCAACGTGCGTATCGCGATGTTCCTGCTCATCACGGTCGAACTCAGCGGGCTCATCACAGAAGCCGCCAAGCGTGCCGCCGACCGGCCGCGCCCTGCCACCGCTCTGGTCCACGCCATGGGCTCGGCGTTTCCGTCCGGCCATGCGCTGGGCGTAATGGTGGCCGTGCTCGCGCTGCTGAGCGTGGTCCTTCCGGTCGTGCGCAGGCCGCTACGGGCGTGGCTGGTGGTCCTCGGCGTCGTGATCGTCGTCGCGATCGGGTTGGGTCGGGTCGTGCTCAACGTGCACCATCCCTCCGACGTGCTCGCCGGATGGCTGCTGGGGTACGCCTATTTCGCCGTCTGCCTGGCCATGGTGTCGCCGACGCAGCCGATCACGGAACCGGACGAAATACCGGAAGCACCCGGTACCGCGTGA
- a CDS encoding DUF7159 family protein encodes MNHVLGLSMTSSAVRWVLVEGTTGEGDTADRGACGFTEAVEPEDLLDVILANEADGPVHAIGATWTNEAEAAASGVLDALAVRGFANVIAVSELEAADVLAAGLADIGGYDNLAVCVVEPDAAVVAVVKPDGVTVDRIARPLDGADAVELPSSVLALSQLDDWQPDVIFVLGSADDLDVIVSTLGDVTEAPVLSGADADLALARGAALASARAVNGLHSAGTKVPSKVGALASVLAAAVVTFVVSLSVAVGLSLSPGAPSGQPEAASATNPVEEPDGASTPAEKKVSTPAEARPVLAQTIAVAVPPPPAAPVAEPVYDPPEYVAPAPEYVPPAAAPVYTPPAPAYVPPPPPPAYVSPPQPAYVPQPKPRLRDRIIERIPIINRFHEPEYPYPR; translated from the coding sequence ATGAACCACGTGCTGGGTCTATCGATGACTTCCAGCGCTGTTCGTTGGGTGCTCGTCGAAGGAACGACGGGCGAAGGTGACACCGCGGACCGCGGCGCCTGCGGCTTCACCGAGGCCGTCGAACCCGAGGATCTGCTGGACGTGATCTTGGCCAACGAGGCCGACGGCCCCGTCCACGCCATCGGTGCGACCTGGACAAACGAGGCTGAAGCCGCGGCCTCCGGCGTGCTGGACGCGCTCGCGGTGCGGGGCTTCGCCAACGTGATCGCCGTTTCCGAGCTCGAGGCCGCCGACGTGCTGGCGGCGGGCCTCGCCGACATCGGCGGATACGACAACCTCGCGGTATGCGTCGTGGAGCCCGATGCTGCGGTGGTCGCCGTGGTCAAGCCCGACGGCGTGACGGTCGACCGCATCGCCCGCCCCCTCGACGGTGCCGATGCGGTGGAGTTGCCCAGCAGTGTGCTGGCCTTGTCGCAGCTCGACGACTGGCAGCCCGACGTCATCTTCGTCCTCGGTTCGGCCGACGACCTCGACGTGATCGTGTCCACCCTCGGCGACGTGACCGAGGCACCGGTCCTCTCGGGCGCAGACGCCGATTTGGCACTGGCCCGGGGCGCGGCGCTGGCGTCGGCGCGCGCCGTCAACGGCCTGCACTCCGCCGGGACGAAGGTGCCGTCGAAGGTGGGGGCATTGGCTTCGGTCCTTGCGGCCGCGGTGGTGACGTTCGTCGTGTCGCTGTCGGTCGCCGTCGGGCTGAGCTTGTCCCCCGGTGCGCCATCCGGGCAGCCGGAGGCCGCCTCGGCGACGAACCCGGTCGAGGAACCCGACGGTGCGTCGACGCCGGCCGAGAAGAAGGTGTCAACGCCGGCCGAGGCGCGCCCGGTGCTCGCGCAGACTATCGCCGTCGCGGTTCCGCCGCCGCCGGCGGCTCCGGTCGCCGAACCGGTGTACGACCCGCCCGAATACGTCGCACCCGCACCCGAGTACGTTCCGCCGGCCGCGGCACCGGTCTACACACCGCCCGCCCCGGCGTATGTGCCGCCACCGCCGCCCCCGGCCTACGTCTCCCCACCGCAGCCGGCCTACGTTCCGCAGCCCAAGCCGCGGCTGCGTGACCGGATCATCGAACGCATCCCGATCATCAACCGATTCCACGAACCGGAATACCCCTACCCGCGCTGA
- a CDS encoding bifunctional phosphatase PAP2/diacylglycerol kinase family protein, protein MDLLPVRRHRGIRQIGQGLGTLDREVFEAIADSPSPLLDAVMPRLTRAADYSKLWLAIAAVLGAVGGPSVRRGATRGVLSLAVTSLVTNQVAKRVWKRARPNWGLVPLARRARRTPTSNSLPSGHSASAAAFAVGVGLESPPLGLALGLLAGLVGMSRVATGAHYPGDVLAGLGLGAAVAVLGGRVVPPVVPTKIPAADPLWVGAAKRPDGAGTVLVVNPASGAGAGAEVIDQVRKALPRTEIVELGDDDDIEEALRSAAERAEVLAVAGGDGTVSCAAGVALDADIPLAVFPGGTFNHFAKDIGCDTVAKTVEAIQQGTVACVDLVCLNDNRMVINTASIGAYPAFVATREKYEHRIGKPLASVYAMYHTLRHDDPVRIRYDNKTLQTSLFFLGNSTYLPSGFAPARRTRIDDGLLDIRILETGRPWAKLRILAAAATGRLERSPLYHELRVPEFKFTVVDGTTVLAHDGEVGTECDEASFVTRYRVLPVFRPVP, encoded by the coding sequence ATGGACTTACTGCCCGTACGGCGGCACCGTGGCATCCGACAGATCGGTCAGGGGCTCGGCACGCTCGACCGTGAGGTGTTCGAGGCCATCGCGGATTCGCCCAGCCCGCTGCTCGACGCGGTGATGCCCCGGCTGACCAGGGCCGCGGACTATTCGAAGTTGTGGTTGGCGATCGCGGCGGTGCTCGGGGCCGTCGGCGGGCCGTCGGTCCGTCGCGGCGCGACGCGCGGCGTGCTGAGCCTGGCGGTGACGAGCCTGGTCACCAACCAGGTGGCCAAGCGGGTGTGGAAGCGCGCGCGGCCCAACTGGGGGTTGGTGCCGTTGGCGCGGCGCGCACGACGCACGCCCACGTCGAACTCGTTGCCGTCGGGGCATTCGGCGAGCGCGGCGGCGTTCGCCGTCGGCGTCGGCTTGGAGAGCCCGCCGCTCGGGTTGGCGCTGGGACTGCTGGCCGGCCTGGTCGGGATGTCGCGGGTGGCGACCGGCGCGCACTACCCCGGCGACGTCCTTGCAGGACTCGGCCTGGGTGCTGCGGTGGCCGTGCTCGGCGGGCGGGTGGTGCCGCCGGTGGTTCCGACCAAGATTCCGGCCGCTGACCCGCTGTGGGTGGGCGCCGCCAAGCGTCCCGACGGCGCGGGTACGGTGCTTGTCGTCAACCCGGCCTCGGGTGCCGGCGCCGGGGCCGAGGTCATCGATCAGGTGCGAAAAGCATTGCCGCGCACAGAGATTGTCGAACTCGGGGATGACGACGACATCGAGGAGGCGTTGCGCTCTGCGGCCGAGCGTGCAGAGGTGCTTGCCGTGGCCGGCGGGGACGGCACCGTGTCGTGTGCGGCCGGCGTCGCGCTCGACGCCGACATCCCGCTGGCGGTGTTTCCCGGTGGGACGTTCAACCACTTCGCCAAGGACATCGGCTGCGACACCGTGGCCAAGACCGTCGAGGCGATCCAGCAGGGCACCGTCGCCTGCGTCGACCTGGTCTGCCTCAACGACAACCGCATGGTGATCAACACCGCGAGCATCGGGGCCTACCCGGCGTTCGTTGCGACCCGGGAGAAGTACGAACACCGGATCGGCAAGCCGCTGGCAAGCGTGTATGCGATGTACCACACGCTGCGACACGACGATCCCGTGCGGATCCGCTACGACAACAAGACGCTGCAGACGTCGCTGTTCTTCCTCGGCAACTCGACGTATCTGCCGTCGGGTTTCGCCCCGGCGCGGCGCACCCGCATCGACGACGGCCTGCTCGACATCCGGATCCTGGAGACCGGCCGTCCGTGGGCCAAGCTGCGCATACTCGCCGCGGCGGCGACGGGACGCCTCGAACGCAGCCCGCTGTACCACGAACTGCGGGTGCCGGAGTTCAAGTTCACGGTGGTCGACGGTACGACGGTACTGGCGCACGACGGCGAGGTCGGCACCGAATGCGACGAGGCCAGCTTCGTCACGCGGTACCGGGTGCTTCCGGTATTTCGTCCGGTTCCGTGA
- a CDS encoding SDR family NAD(P)-dependent oxidoreductase: MLANKVVILAGLGGIGNGLARRFADEGARLVVGDLDENLVTRVVSDVDPSGQRVRGVRLDGADEASVAAIVGLAVRTFGRLDGLHLNFANTADAYLPGGVVELPLEVFDDVMRVNTRGFVICAKHAIPAMIDSGGGAIVFTASADAYNAASTRVSYQMSKAAELALMRHIARRYGPKGIRANAIAPGLIWHYKFDDQPMPDGVVEQARARQMIKSRFGAPDDIAALATLLLSDDGSFITAQTISVDGGVTFRP; encoded by the coding sequence ATGCTTGCGAACAAGGTCGTCATCCTCGCTGGTCTGGGCGGCATCGGAAACGGCCTGGCGCGGCGCTTCGCCGACGAGGGCGCCCGACTGGTCGTCGGTGACCTCGACGAGAACCTGGTGACGCGCGTCGTCTCCGACGTCGACCCGTCCGGTCAGCGGGTGCGCGGGGTGAGGCTGGACGGCGCCGACGAGGCCTCCGTGGCCGCCATCGTAGGGCTGGCCGTGCGCACTTTCGGCCGCCTCGACGGCCTGCACCTCAACTTCGCCAACACCGCCGACGCGTATCTTCCCGGCGGCGTCGTCGAGCTGCCGCTGGAGGTGTTCGACGACGTAATGCGGGTCAACACCAGAGGTTTCGTGATCTGCGCCAAGCACGCGATCCCGGCGATGATCGACAGCGGCGGTGGCGCGATCGTGTTCACCGCGTCAGCCGACGCCTACAACGCGGCCAGCACCCGGGTCTCCTACCAGATGAGCAAGGCCGCAGAGCTCGCGCTGATGCGCCACATCGCCCGCAGGTACGGGCCGAAGGGCATCCGCGCCAACGCCATCGCCCCCGGTTTGATCTGGCACTACAAGTTCGACGATCAGCCGATGCCCGACGGCGTCGTCGAGCAGGCACGTGCCCGTCAGATGATCAAGTCACGCTTCGGGGCACCCGATGACATCGCCGCGCTGGCGACCCTGCTGCTCTCCGATGACGGCAGCTTCATCACCGCCCAGACCATCAGCGTCGACGGCGGCGTGACGTTTCGGCCCTGA
- a CDS encoding alpha/beta hydrolase family protein → MTTSDAAPVDPPIPVPDVPGDDASSRGLPRRVDLTLRQRLIVDSSAAADVALRTAIASMIGASMLPTIVGAALRSQSRAEGDHLRFYADLANEADARLSFPAPTVEPRISSRPADPVAEWIAKGQVHNIRFNSSFEAVNPALRDRCRAYQRNNVVHAQHWRHDDGPHPTLCLIHGFMGSAYLFNGLFFSLPWFYRSGYDVLLLTLPFHGRRAERFSPFSGYGYFAHGFSGFAEAMAQAVHDFRSLVDYLEYTGVDRIALTGMSLGGYTAALLACVDDRIQAVIPNVPVVTPDRTADEWFPANQVMRLRNLLARTDDELAGAATMYPSPLNYAPVVAKERRLIITGLGDRLAPPEQAEMLWEHWDRCAFHWFPGNHVLHVSQPDYLRRMTRFLRPFMFD, encoded by the coding sequence GTGACCACTTCGGACGCCGCCCCGGTCGATCCGCCCATCCCTGTCCCCGATGTGCCCGGCGACGACGCCAGCTCGCGCGGCCTGCCGCGGCGCGTCGACCTCACACTGCGCCAACGTCTCATCGTCGACTCGTCGGCCGCGGCAGACGTCGCGTTGCGCACGGCAATCGCGTCCATGATCGGCGCATCGATGCTGCCCACGATCGTCGGCGCCGCGTTGCGGTCCCAATCCCGCGCGGAGGGCGACCATCTGCGCTTCTACGCCGACCTGGCCAACGAGGCCGACGCCCGGCTGTCGTTTCCCGCGCCGACCGTCGAACCGCGGATCTCCTCGCGGCCCGCCGACCCGGTCGCCGAGTGGATCGCCAAGGGGCAGGTCCACAACATCCGGTTCAACAGCAGCTTCGAGGCGGTCAACCCCGCGTTGCGTGACCGGTGCCGTGCTTACCAACGCAACAACGTCGTGCACGCCCAGCATTGGCGCCACGACGACGGGCCGCATCCGACGCTGTGCCTGATCCACGGCTTCATGGGCTCGGCCTACCTGTTCAACGGATTGTTCTTCTCGCTGCCGTGGTTCTACCGGTCCGGTTACGACGTGCTGCTGCTGACGCTGCCGTTCCACGGACGTCGCGCAGAACGGTTTTCCCCGTTCTCCGGTTACGGCTATTTCGCGCACGGCTTCTCGGGGTTCGCCGAGGCGATGGCCCAGGCCGTGCACGACTTCCGTTCCCTGGTCGACTACCTCGAGTACACCGGGGTGGACCGGATCGCGCTGACCGGCATGTCGCTGGGCGGCTACACCGCCGCGTTGCTGGCCTGCGTGGACGACCGTATCCAGGCAGTGATTCCCAATGTCCCTGTGGTCACGCCGGATCGCACGGCCGACGAGTGGTTCCCGGCCAACCAGGTCATGCGGTTGCGCAACCTGCTCGCCCGCACCGACGACGAATTGGCCGGTGCGGCAACGATGTACCCCTCACCGTTGAACTACGCGCCGGTGGTGGCCAAGGAGCGACGGCTGATCATCACCGGTCTGGGCGATCGGCTGGCCCCGCCCGAGCAGGCCGAGATGTTGTGGGAACACTGGGACCGTTGCGCATTTCACTGGTTTCCCGGTAACCACGTGTTGCACGTCAGCCAACCGGACTACTTGCGGCGGATGACGCGTTTTCTGCGTCCGTTCATGTTCGACTGA
- a CDS encoding Hsp70 family protein — MSDPLGLSIGTTNLVAARVGNQPVIRRAVLARADGTVLSGFVDRVGDAVPLVAADGSTHPAEQLLADALTELVQASGAQPSTDIAIAVPAHWGPAALRALRNAMRANPVLAPNGTPARLVSDAVAAFTALNVNPGLTPHGVAVLLDFGGGGTSITLADAGAGFEPIDETTRYPDFSGDQIDQALMRLVLDQIARTGEADPAGTAAVGSLTRVRDECQRAKERLSTEAVTEVVAELPGHRSTVQVSRSQLESLLADPLTGMLAALDDTLQRNRIDWRNVSAVVTVGGGASIPLIGQRLAQHSGAPVITTPQPALDAAVGAALYTAYGAAAAAETGLAPAAAAETGLAPAADAATGLAPAADAPTGLAPAPLTDFDAPQSPTVGALAWSQDDDGAEEPVPYTGPQSYDTGMTAMRPPVQYVPATGPIDEPSTWQRLPVLVFGVAAAVALIAVGGVAIALTSATDSTDTTDPPNTSAAPGPPASPPPTSELPPSPPVETVTVTSDPPPPPETTQAPPPPTTTVVTTTTTPPTTTTTTTTTTTTTTTTTTPPTTTTTPTTTTAAVTTTHLVVPGIGSIPIPVPNNPKPPVP; from the coding sequence ATGAGCGACCCGTTGGGGTTGTCGATCGGGACGACGAACTTGGTCGCGGCGCGCGTCGGCAATCAACCTGTGATACGACGTGCCGTGCTGGCCCGTGCCGACGGCACGGTGTTGAGCGGTTTCGTGGACCGCGTCGGCGACGCCGTTCCCCTGGTGGCCGCCGACGGATCGACCCATCCCGCCGAACAACTGTTGGCCGATGCGTTGACGGAGTTGGTCCAGGCCAGCGGGGCACAACCGTCGACCGACATCGCCATCGCGGTGCCCGCGCACTGGGGCCCCGCAGCGCTGCGCGCGCTGCGCAACGCGATGCGCGCCAATCCCGTGCTGGCGCCGAACGGTACGCCCGCGCGGCTGGTGTCCGACGCCGTTGCGGCGTTCACGGCGCTGAACGTGAACCCCGGCCTCACCCCCCACGGGGTCGCTGTGCTGCTGGACTTCGGCGGCGGCGGCACCAGCATCACGCTGGCCGATGCGGGTGCGGGGTTCGAGCCGATCGACGAAACCACGCGCTACCCGGACTTCTCCGGCGACCAGATCGATCAGGCACTGATGCGCCTGGTGCTCGACCAGATCGCGCGGACCGGGGAGGCAGATCCGGCAGGCACCGCCGCGGTCGGTTCGCTCACCCGGGTGCGCGACGAATGTCAGCGCGCCAAGGAGCGGTTGTCGACCGAGGCGGTGACCGAGGTTGTCGCAGAACTGCCCGGACACCGGTCAACGGTTCAGGTGTCCCGATCACAGCTGGAGTCGCTGCTCGCCGACCCGCTGACCGGAATGTTGGCGGCACTTGACGATACGTTGCAGCGCAACAGGATTGACTGGCGAAACGTGTCCGCGGTGGTGACGGTCGGTGGCGGTGCGAGCATTCCGCTGATCGGTCAGCGACTTGCCCAGCATTCGGGCGCGCCGGTGATCACCACACCGCAGCCCGCCCTGGATGCCGCCGTGGGCGCCGCGCTGTACACCGCATACGGCGCGGCCGCGGCCGCCGAAACCGGGCTGGCCCCCGCCGCGGCCGCCGAAACCGGGCTGGCCCCCGCCGCCGACGCCGCCACCGGGCTGGCCCCCGCCGCCGACGCTCCAACGGGGCTGGCTCCGGCTCCGCTGACCGACTTCGATGCACCGCAGTCGCCGACGGTCGGGGCACTGGCCTGGTCGCAGGACGACGACGGCGCCGAAGAACCGGTGCCATATACCGGCCCGCAGTCCTACGACACCGGCATGACAGCGATGCGTCCGCCCGTGCAGTACGTGCCGGCGACGGGCCCGATCGACGAGCCCAGCACCTGGCAACGGCTGCCCGTGCTGGTCTTCGGCGTGGCCGCCGCCGTCGCGCTGATCGCCGTCGGCGGGGTGGCGATCGCGCTCACCAGCGCGACCGACAGCACCGACACCACCGACCCGCCCAACACGTCGGCCGCCCCCGGTCCGCCCGCGTCGCCGCCGCCGACCAGCGAATTGCCGCCGAGTCCGCCCGTTGAGACGGTCACGGTGACCAGCGACCCGCCGCCTCCACCCGAGACCACCCAGGCGCCGCCGCCGCCGACGACCACCGTCGTCACGACGACCACCACGCCGCCCACGACCACCACCACAACGACCACGACAACGACCACGACAACGACAACCACGACCCCGCCGACCACGACGACGACACCGACGACCACGACCGCCGCGGTGACGACAACACACCTGGTGGTGCCGGGCATCGGGTCCATCCCCATTCCGGTACCCAACAACCCCAAACCGCCTGTGCCGTAG